The following nucleotide sequence is from Columba livia isolate bColLiv1 breed racing homer chromosome 13, bColLiv1.pat.W.v2, whole genome shotgun sequence.
TGGCTAAAAAAAGTTTCCAACTCATACCtaaaaaaatatccatttaGCTGCTTACTTTGACTATGTGCCCAGCATCAATGGCAAAAGTGCTTCTGTTTAGAAAGGATGGTTCAGCCAAAATTCAACTTCTTTTTCAGGAATAGGAaaccaaaggggaaaaaaaatgtaataaaagcCGTACCAAATGAATCATCATTCTCCTTTACACTGTAACTGACTGTTCATGTGTGTGCAATTCTTACTGTTCAAACTAGTACTTGACAGCATTTTCACAATGAAAAGTTGCCTGACCCTCAGCACTGCCTGATGTTGTAGGTGCAGGAAGACAACATTGGTGCTGACAAAAGCACAAGAGGTACAATCTCCAGCAACTCTTCCAAAAACTCCACACCAGACCAGTCACCCACAAGGTTTGATTGTGGtctgtctgcttttccttcccactACAATGATTAATATTAATGTAATTGCACAGAGACAATGGAGTCACACCAAATTATAAGAGACGAGATAATTGcaaaaaacatctgttttatAATTATCTGCATCCATGAAAAAGGCACCTGAAGTGCTTTggggaaaagcagaggagaaaactCATCTCTCCTCTGCTagattgaaataaaaaaatacaaggttTACAAAGGGCTGAATTAACAAAAGAAAGCTGAGAAAGGGGCTACCATCCCTTCCACCTGATGTTAACAGCTATTACTAGAACTTCGTGGCTGAGCCAGCATTTCCACAGCTGTTCTTCAAgagcacaaaacaaaaagagcaaTCTCTCCCTTCAGCCACTTTTATGAAAAACATGTCAAAAACTCCCAACAGGcaaaccccatttttttttagtaaacaGAATTGTAACCCTTATGACAGATTTTCTGCAGCTGGCTTTTAATCTCATGAGTACAAATTTGCAGGTACAACCTTTAGATGACAGAATACAACCACCTCACTACACGTGGCTGCACACAGCTACCAAAGGATAAGTTTTTGATCCAGGCCTAACAAATGTACGCACCAAAGAGCAAACCAAcccaatgaaaaacaaataaacagagtGCGGGTACTTCATGGATTACCCTCTAGGGAAAAGGCCCCTCTGTCATCTGTCTGGACAAATCCACTTGGCTTGCACAACTGCAGAAATGAGGCAGGGAACTCAGCTGTGAGATGTACACCTCATTTACTCAAAGTtggccttgcatttccttgtttAGCTGGCAGAAATCAGAGGATATGCTAACATCCTTGAAAACGTAGGTTGGCTTCtcacaaaacaataaaaaccatgcctccttttttttcccctctattcaTATTAGTTTATGACTTTTGATTTCTCCATACCCTTTGCTTCTCTGATTCTTGGCCAGCTCAACTCGCAACGTCTTACCCCCGAGGCTCAAGCCTTTCAAAGAGGATACGGCGCTCTCTGCGGTCGCTTGATCCTTGTAATCGAGAAAAGCCTTGTGCTGTGCTCCTTGCCAATTCAGTCGTAAAGGAGTTGCCTGGAATTCCCTTAAAGCACATTTCAGCTCACTCACTCTTACGCTGGGAGGTATGTTCCCCACATACACAGTAGTAATCATGCTAGATTCCTCTAATCTGGGACTTAAAGAATCACTTTCAACATGATGTTGTCCTGTTTGAGCTGAGCCTATTGCAGTCTTTGGTCTTGTGCTTTCAGCTGTCGCCTTCTCATTTGACGCTGCTGGTGTGTTGGCATTTGCCAAATCTGAATGTTCATCTTTGAGGGTAACATCCTTGCCAGCCTGCTTCTCTCTGTATCGAAGACTTTTTAGGATGGGGAttttttccagcatctcataGCTGACCTAAAAAGGAGGAAGACAGATACAATCATGAGATTTCTCTCCTtccagaaaaaggagaagacCACCAGGACCCATTTGTGCCATAAAAAGAGAGGAACCTTATTATATTGCTACCATTCAGAGTGCCAGAGCATTCAAAATGTTACTAATTGCTGGCCCGATTCTGAAGCTGCTCCCTAAATACACAttgcaagacaaaaataaacactaGATACTCTTCAAGCAAGCAGCACAATGTAGATCCAGCaggaaaatcaaaaccaaactcaGAACTATTAGATTTGACACTTATTAATCAGGGTGCTTTCAGACTCACATCCTTATTGTTATCCATCAATATTTGCTTTGACCGAGGGCTtgtgctcctgctctggcaaAATGTCACATGCCTACAGTTCATCAGACCATCAGAGACTTTCATTCTGCAGACCTCCTTGTgctctttttcccccaaaacaggATATCCTGTAGGCTGGTTCCCACAATGGGGAGGGATGGCGGTGTTAGGTTTGCAGCTGGGGAGCGTGCCTTGTAGCAGGGCTCCTCCAAGTGTGGGCCCAGCCGGAGGCACGTTCTCTGGTTGTGGCCCATCACCACAACCTCCCTCTTGTCATCCAACCTCATGCACCACCCGCAGCTACTCATCAGATCCCACATTGGTCTGCTGGGTTGGATCACAGAACAGAAAGGCACCCAGACGCTGTACTTCAAAACTGTGAAGCCTTTACCCCTTTCCCCATCCATTCCCAGTTCACAAGCAGTTTTTCTGGAAGGGCTCTTCCTCCCCACAGCTGAACCGTATCCATCTCAGGCATGAGATGCCCCAGGCTGCACTCAGTGACTGGCAGGAAACCCAGTGGTTCCCCAGCTCATGTGGTCTGGCTCTTGGCTTGCAGACTGCACTTGGGAGGAGGAATAATTCATACTTGGCTGCTGGACAAGCAGAACATCCATCAACACAAGATTCAATTCTTAAATTTAGGGAGCAAAACAGAGCCTAGGGAAGCGATGCCTGAGCGAGCAGAGACCCAAACTAGTAGCCCACACAGTGTGAGCAAGCCACTGTAGCAGGGTACTGAGCCCAAGCTTAAGAGCCACTCAGCAGGCTTTACTAGACTAGCACCAGCATATCCTGGCTCAAATACGCCTGCAGATTGCCCAGCTCAGATCTCTCTCATCTCAGAGAATTCCTTCTTTTACAATTACAGTCAGAGTAGGTCTGGATTTGGCCACACCACATAAAGTCTAAAATGCACCTATCTGTAGGGAGAGTAGCACAGCCCTGAAGTGACTcgagtggaaaaaaaaggcagggtgGGAGCAAGGTTAAGCTTAGGTACAGGAAACTCAGTCAACAGAAGTCTCGTAAATGTTCACAGGGCTCCTCTTCTGAGGAGCGAACaagcaagttttatttcaggccaaaactaaataaaaacataatttacaTAAAACCTGTCCTAGCTCTACCTTGTTAATATAGTATAATATCAAAAAGCAGAATAGGACTAACCAGTATGGGCAGAAGTCACCTCCATTCTGCCACACTGACTCAGAATCAAGGTGTTTGGGATCAGGCCCTTTGAACAATTTCTGAACAAATGTGGTCTGATCTGCCAACCAGCACAGGGAGGCAAGGATTTCCTCTGGGGCTCTGGGAGCCTCCATGCTCTGAAAGGTACATGccattttcagattttaaagagTTATTGCTTTGTGGATTCTTGGactgatttgtttttctcagcCAAGAATTCAGATTGTTGTGTTTGACAGCAAACTCCCCCTCCCTGGGCGATACAACATCAAAATGATGGCTGAAGCCATCTTATTTTTACTGGCCAACAATTAGGAATATTTGTTTTCCCCTGTCAAATTTCCATGTGAAATGTAAGCTCTATGCTAATTAAaccaaacaggaaaaacatttttctgttctcatgCAACTAATCACTCCTGAGCCCAAAGCACAACCTCAACCTATTACCAAGTGTATGTACAGTTCCTTTCACACTGAAATTAAACTCAGTTTCCCAAGGCACGGACTGAGTGTTTAGTTAGAACGATCAATGCTACCAAAGGCAAACCCTCATCGTTTTCTAGATTAAGGGAATCAAAGAGTTGGGCATGGAGAGGATGAGCTCTGGAATTCAGAATCTTTCAAGGACAAATCAAGAAGAAGATTTTGATGATCCAAGGACCAGCAAATTCTCTAAGAGACTTCAAATTTCACTTGAACGATGAGTAGTTTTTGGCATCCGACCAGAGCTCTTTGAGCTACCATTTCAAGCTCCCTGCAAACTCAGGAAGATGCAGTTACAACACCACAGGTATCTTCATAAGGGCTATGAACTAGTTTTCTATAAAAGCTGAAGTTCTGATCATCAACCACCACCCCACAAGGGAAACTTATCATTACCTTACATTCAGCCCTCTGTAGAGGTAACAGTACAGAAGCAACAAAGGTAGTTGATTCGACACTCAGATTTGTTTGTAATTGAAAACATGCTGTAAAAACTCTACATTAGACAAGTTCTGACACTGTCAACTGGCATCCTTCTGCTACAAAAGAGAGACAGGATTTACCTTCAGGGCTGTTTTCCCTGGGGTCTAGGAGAATCTTTCAGCTGGACCAAAGCTTTCAAATCCTTCCctatttttccccacttttatatcaaggaaaggcagaaactTAGTTTGGGATTTCAGAGTTTCAATTCAACAAACCAATTCGCTACCctttttggggtgcaggaggtgAGAGCCAAAGGGGCAAAGGGGGCAGCGGGtggcagagaagaagaaaaatcttgctCTGCTCTTGCAAAATAGCAAACAAAAGAACTCTGTGGTAGTACAATGTGTTGCTAATTATGATCATGCAAAAAGTTTCTTTTGTCTTGTGAGCTGTGGAGGATTGCAGTGATTTATTTCCATGTGGAGAGAGGCCAGAGATactcctcctctccttcaaaCAAGCTGCACGTTTCTTGGTCCTGTGCCGGCTGGTGACTCCTCCCCAGCCTGGCCTACTGCTTTACACTAAGCCAGGATGCAGGGACTTGTGCTCTACTCCAAGTCTAGTTGATCCAGTTATGCGGACCTGGGCAAAGCCAGTGCCGGAAGCTTCTTCCCTTGCTTCTCTCATCACTTTAAAGTCAAGGCCAAGACATTTATTGATGTTTGTAAACTTTGTCTTGAGTGTTGGGATTTAGCTGAAGGATTTGCTTTGGCAGTGAAGCCAGCTGAGAAGTTTCTTATTATCCCTTGACCACCAATTCTCAGGCCAGTTCCATACTTCAGCCCTCTGGGGTTGGCCAACAGAAGTGCTTATGGGTCTGCACTATAAACTCGGTAGCTGAAGCGATTCAGGTTAAAAATAACTCCACCAAAGGCAATTAATCATTTAACAATCCTTCCTACTCCCTGCCATGGCTGGGAGAGCCTTGGGGAAAGAGGACAGCAGGGTAGATGAATTCTTCTGGCACACAATGACCAGGCTATGGGAAAGGAGCTGAGAAGGGAAATGTGGCCCCTTTCTGacaaaacctgaagaaaacagTCTTGACCGCCAATTGCCAATACAAACCTCCCAGCACTTAACCCTGAGCATCCACTCTTATGACACCTGGTTTGGACCCAAAACAACGTAGCAGCAGATGGATTCTGCAATGTCTCTGCTGCAACATCAGAGCCCTCTTCAACCTCTGTTATTCCAGAACAGTGAACATAGCCACTTTCAATATTATgctggagaaaatgaaagatgtgTTTGTTCTGTGACAGAATGAGTAATGCTGACCCCTGATACAGTGCGGGCCAAGCCAAACATCACTTTGATTTCCCTGGCAGTGGAGGCAGTGCAGTTCTGATGTACGGCAGACGAGGGAAGGACAGCTATAGATTGGAGAGCATGCTACATCTGCTACTTAATTCTGCTTCGCACATCAACCGATGTGGCTCAAGATGGAGAcagatgctgctgccctggAAAGCTGTGAGCAAGATCAAACACTCCTTAGTAGAGCAAATTCACCAGCCCTTCCCAGTACTGAGGCTGGTAGGCAGAAGGTGTTTGAAAGATTTGTCTTTGCCCACCCTGAGGGTTGTCTGATCCCAGATTCCTCATAAAGGCCTCCAGGACTGAGCCTACTTCTTGTCTCCTTAATTGGTTGCCTGTTTCAAGGAGCACTGAGCTCACAGGGGTTTAAAGCACAGACAAAGCCAGAACAGCTAGGACAGGCCAGTACAGTTGAACATTTTATCATTCATTTGCACAAAATGTCCAAATATGTGCACGCAATCTGAGGGCATATTTCTGGGAGCTGGCAGCCCACAAAGTCTGCTAGTGTCCCTCAGGAGAAACTTATGCAACCCACATTTGGAATCCATCAGCAAAAACTGATTCCATGGACTCCGCAGCAAGGGTCAGATTTGCAAAGGTGTTGAGACATTTAACCGTGTGTGGAAGCATGCCCTGCTCACACTATCcatccaaaaaaataaaacaaaaccaaaccctgaCTAAACTAACATCAACCTTCTTCTGAGGGCAATGCTGTGTCCCTGCTAAAGGTTTTGCCAGCTTGAACATGTGAATTTTTTGAGctttaaaacatcattttacttttgaaatacTCTATCACAGACCCAAACTAAAAGCTGTTTCTTGTCAGATAGCTTCCATCTCTGCCACTGCATACTAAACTCATTCAACATGAGACCCAGGGATTCTCTTCAGTTCATTTCATTTTGGGAAAAATCTTTTCCTACATCtacaaaattctcagaaaaaaaaaaaaaatattaaagaaacagaaggaaatgcttGGTAAAAATCTAGTGATTTTTCCACCAACTCTTCTCATTTCCCTCTTCATGACCCCAAGTATTTTAATTGGTCTGTAtagtttcaatttaaaataagtacAGCACAAATAACTTTGTAATTGTGACAAATATAATAGCCAGTGTCACAGATAAAGATCACAGCTACCCATACAAAATACTAAATGAGAAAGTAACTTGCTTCATGAATTTAGAGTTCCCAGAAACAATGGGTTAGATTTTCAAGACAGATGAAGCCAAATAATTCTCCACTGGCATCCAAATAAAGTTTTCCAGAGCACTCTGAGCAGCTCTTGCTGTCCTCCAAGAGCACATAACTGATGTTTCAAAACCCTGAATTCAGATGCAGAAAACTTACCTGTATACACACTCCAGCACTGTCTGTGTATTTAGAAGCATTTCTAGAGCACCTAGCACTGATTTtgatattgctttttttttatatatataatattctAGCTCTTATACTTCCTTGGAAGGCTTTAAGTCAGCATTTCTGTGACGTAAGTCCCAGAAAGTAAttcacatttttcctgtttggaAAAACATACTACCTTGACAGCAAGAACTAGCTCAGCTGGAAATTCTGCACTGAGAAGAACTGAAAGGAGACAACTGAGAGCAAGTCATGCCAATTACTTCAAGATACGAATCATTTACTCACAAAGGAACACCTATTTACCCCATATCTGACACACTATTTCCTTCCCACATAGCAGAGAACAAACAAGAACGCTCTAGGAAAATGCAGATCTCTTTGAGCACAGAAATCTAGCCTGGAGACATGAATTTTGTTTGCTGCCTAAGTACCTTCTTACCTCTTAGGAGCTGAAACAGAGTGTTTGGAGCTGcaaacagagtgtgtgtattaTGGCTATTTATCCTaacagcttcagaaaaacacaCCCTTTACAACAATGCTTAGCTGTAATTCCATGTTTGCAAACACCTTTAATTCAAGCTCCTAAGTCAGCATCTTTGCTTGATCCAGCCATGTTCCTGAGGGCAAACTCTTTTGCAACGTATTTTACACATCACACATCTTAGCAATACAGTTAAGCTACCTTCTGTTGACAAAACACTGTATCTGGAAGTGGGTTATTTATTTACTCACTCCCTCTTGGTTCATTTAGTTTTGCTCTGAGGAACAGGAATGCACCAGTAAAGCCAGGatttgaaggagaaaagaacGTAGAGAAAAGGATCAGAAAAGGATGTAGAAGCAGCCAGGACAAGTCAAAGGACAAACACTTAAATAACTCATATCAAATCCTGCATTTTTAACACCCTGTTGGTCAACTAGACCTCCTGCCTCCAAGACCCTCTCTGTACAAGAGTTGATCCTACAGTtgccaccacaaacaaaacatacacGAGTGGTTCAGCAACCTGTGAAAGAACAGtgctaatttctttcttcttcatgtaGATAAGACATTTTGTTCTTGTCCCAAAACAACTGAAACGTAATGATCATCCCTGCTCTGACTAGTATCCCccattattcttatttaatAAACATACGCTCTGAAGAACAGCCAAAAGCAGCTTTAGTGTTAAATCAACATTTAAATATCCAAATAAAGGTTCAATCATGTGATGTGCTCCATTCTCAGTGAAAGCTGTAGAAAACTCAGTGAGAGTCGTATTTTTCAGGCAACACCACTAATGCAGTTGTGTCAGACACTTCATTAGTTGATGAGGCATAAATTATAATATggatcttgattttttttttttcctctggaaagcAAAGAATTGCAGAGGCAACATCAAATTTGATACATCGCTTGGGACTGACTGATTTTTCATGAGTGGCAAAAGTTCCACAAAAATTCAACAGACCCTGTAAAAGGCTGCATTCCTCTGACCTTTGAAAAATGTCACTGCTAAAGGGaatcagacagaaaaatgggaatcagacagaaaaaaagtgttagCAAGGCCACTTACTGAGCCTGAAGTCTGACACTAAGACAGACAGACTGTGATCAAAAGTATGCTGGCAAGATGGATGGACCACAAGGGGTAGGCCTTCAAAACAATTACATTCAATAATATCctaaaaaaattatgtttcaaaaataattcaatGGAAAAAATGCACCAGTACAGACagggcttttatttatttatttataaccTCAAATCCTCAACCACAGGCAGGGTAAAATACTCTCCCACTATAGGAATAAAAATAGCAGTGGTTAGAATTGTTTGTTGTAGATACATCACCTTAACAAATCTAATGCTTTTTGCTGGCTGGCAAGTGCTCAACAAACAACTCTTGATTTCCCTGGAAGTATTCACTAGGAATTAATTCCTCCATGGTTTCTGCAAGACATTGGTACGCTATTCCTCATTTCAGGGTTCCTACTGTTATTCAGTCATGATGGATTGCATCTGCTCCCTAACCGGATGATTTTAGGAATGAAAATCTAATGAGACAAAGTTTTCCTAGCAcgaatttccattaaaacaattcagtaaatgcttttctgaaactATTTGTGAAGCTGCTAAAGTTTTTGGCAATCTTGGGGTGGGGTGAGCCAAACTCATACAACAATAATTATCAATAAATAATGATTCATTACTTAAAACAGTAGAAAGTCACTACTCCTCACCTGAAAACAAGCTACAGCCACAAATTCATCCGCCCTTTGAAACTAATCCCATACATCCACTATGTAAAAAGCAACATACCAGCCATTAGgtcacattttctttcataacCAGAACAGCACATATTCCACCCATTCCACACAGCCTAAGGCCATAAAGTTCTCTCTGTGGTGCTGCctccagaaaaggaagagaCCATTTCAATGAGCACggagaaataaaacactgaagGTGGAGAAGCCCCTTGACTCACATGACTGTTATACAGCCAAGAACTACAACATCTATCTTAAAAATTCACAAATGTTTCCAGTGATTCTCACCATATAATCCATTTTAAACAGCAACTGCAGTTTCACTAATGTATTTCTCCTCCTCACCATCACCACTTTAAAAACActgaacaaacacacacacacacacacacacacacttgttttgtttcatccAAAAAACACCTGGAAGAAGACCAAATGTGTTTAAGACAACAAATGTGTTTATATGTAAAAATGGGGGACTTATCAACAGAATGTAGGTACCAATAAGCTGCTGTTAACAGGGGCAACTTACCTTATGCCATAATATTCCCTGCGGTTTTGGTCGTTTGCAATCAGTCTTGATAGTTCTAGTTGGAGTGAGTATATAATCCACAGTTACATCATGATCGTCAAGAAGCTCTTCTGCTATGTCAAGCACCTACAAGGAACAAGAGATTTGGTAAATAGTAAAAGCAAATTCACCAAAATTATGCACTGTTCCTGATGTCTCGCAACATGTCAAAGTCTGTCAGTAACAGCAGAAATGTAAGGATGCTGCACTAACA
It contains:
- the MTHFSD gene encoding methenyltetrahydrofolate synthase domain-containing protein isoform X2, with product MEGGARLRAGATKWDVRQKVWDHLEASGLADFPRPVHRRIPNFKGASHAATRLLGLQEFKAANTVKINPDAPQKNARFLTLEARKTLLVPTPRLRTGLFNKIIPPPGATKEILRICATSQGIKEYSVPVGLDGKARVDLVVVGSVAVSEKGWRIGKGEGYADMEYAMMVSMGAVQEDTPVVTIVHDCQVLDIAEELLDDHDVTVDYILTPTRTIKTDCKRPKPQGILWHKVSYEMLEKIPILKSLRYREKQAGKDVTLKDEHSDLANANTPAASNEKATAESTRPKTAIGSAQTGQHHVESDSLSPRLEESSMITTVYVGNIPPSVRVSELKCALREFQATPLRLNWQGAQHKAFLDYKDQATAESAVSSLKGLSLGGKTLRVELAKNQRSKGYGEIKSHKLI
- the MTHFSD gene encoding methenyltetrahydrofolate synthase domain-containing protein isoform X1 produces the protein MEGGARLRAGATKWDVRQKVWDHLEASGLADFPRPVHRRIPNFKGSHQTCCSIKELDVFNRAREIKVDPDKPLEGVRLAALQARKTLLVPTPRLRTGLFNKIIPPPGATKEILRICATSQGIKEYSVPVGLDGKARVDLVVVGSVAVSEKGWRIGKGEGYADMEYAMMVSMGAVQEDTPVVTIVHDCQVLDIAEELLDDHDVTVDYILTPTRTIKTDCKRPKPQGILWHKVSYEMLEKIPILKSLRYREKQAGKDVTLKDEHSDLANANTPAASNEKATAESTRPKTAIGSAQTGQHHVESDSLSPRLEESSMITTVYVGNIPPSVRVSELKCALREFQATPLRLNWQGAQHKAFLDYKDQATAESAVSSLKGLSLGGKTLRVELAKNQRSKGYGEIKSHKLI